The window AATGAAGCTATAGAAAAAGAAGAATATGAAAAGGCTTCATTGATTCGCGATTCCATTACCAGAAGAAAAGCAGGCAAGTAAATCAGCACTGATACTTTATTTCTTATTTCAGTTTTAATCAGTCATTTACCTTTCTGGCAAATACCTTATAAAATAATTCCCTGATTTACAACATGCAATTGTTTGTTTTGCATGCCGGAAATCAGGGAATTTTTGTGTATTCAGCTGATTGAAGCGTAAAAGGTATGTTTATTATCAGTGACTCACTTCGCTTACAGCCTTAGGGTCATGTTTGTGTTTAAACAGAAAAGCAAACAAGATGGCAATTACCAATGCATAAATAGCAAAAACCAGCCAGATTGAATGCCAGTCTTTAACATTATCAGCTAAAGTGAAGAATTTTAAAATTACAAATCCACTGATAGTACTGCCTAATATTGCTCCAAACCCGTTTGTCATCATCATAAACAAGCCCTGAGCACTTGATCTGATAGAAGAATCGGTTGAAGTTTCAACAAATAATGAACCTGAGATGTTGAAAAAGTCGAAAGCCATGCCGTAAATGATGCAGGATAATATGATCATCCAAAGTCCGTCGGATGGATTGCCGTAAGCGAAAAGGCCAAACCTGAGTACCCAGGCAATCATGCTGATAAGCATTACATTCTTAATTCCAAATCGTTTCAGAAAGAATGGGATTGCCAGAATAAACAAAGTTTCAGACATTTGTGAAATAGACATAATGATTGTGGAATATCTAACTACAAATGAGTCGGCGTATTCAGGTATCAGTTTAAAATCATCCAGATAGACATCTCCGTATGCATTGGTGAGTTGCAGTGCTGCACCCAGAAACATGGAAAAAATAAAGAAAAAAGCCATTTTTCGCGACTTGAATAATTTAAAAGCATCAAGACCCATGCGCTTGGCAAATGTTAACTTTTCAGATTTATTGCCAAAAGGCGGACATTTGGGTAACGAAAATGAATAAAGGCCCAATAAAACTGAAACTAATGAAGCCAGGTAAAATTGATTTTCAGAGCTTTTGTTTCCCGATAGATTGACAACCCACATGGCTACTATGAATCCAATGGTACCGAATACCCGGATAGGAGGGAAGCTTTTAATGACATCAAACCGTGCATTTTTAAGTGCAGTGTAAGCAATTGAATTTGAAAGGGCGATAGTTGGCATATAAAAGACCATGGCTATCAGAATGACCCAGAAAAAAGCAATAGGATTGTTGATTTGCGGAATGAAAAACAGTGCAAGACCACTTAAAATGTGAAGAATGCCATAAAGTTTTTCGGCATTCAAAAACCGGTCAGCTATTATTCCGGCTATTGCTGGCATAAATAATGAGGCTATTCCCATTGTTGAGAATATGATCCCGAAATCATCACTGGGCCAGTTTTTTGTTTGAAACCAATAATTCCCAATTGTAATTAACCATGATCCCCAAACAAAAAACTGGAAGAAATTCATGATAACAAGCCGGTTTTTGATACCCATAATGTGGAGGAATGTTTTATTAGTATTTTTTTTAGCGGGAGCTAAAGTACTAAGATTTGTACAAAAATCAAGGTGTCCGGTTTGTTTACTTTAAGGATATTTTATAAAAATTTCAGGGGACTACCGTTTAGGTAATCCCCTGATTCATTGAGAGAGCAACAAAGGAATATTGTTTCACCAAAAACAATTTCATTTACTGTTATCCCGGTTGTATTTTGGTTTACATCGCCTGATGGGTTTTTTGCAGCTCGATTTCGGCGATTTTCAGGATGTCACAAGGAATATCATTGATGTATTTTTCTTCTTCCAGGCAGATTCCCAGTGCTTTAGCTGGAATGTATCTGCTGGCTATGGCTGAAGTTTCAAAAGGAATATCATTGATGAACTTTTCTGGTTCAGGCATCTGATTTATCGCAGGTAGAAAACGGCTGCTTATTTCGGATGTGTTAAACGGAATGTCATTGATAAATTCTTCTGAATCTACAAATGCAAGCATCTGAGCCGGATTATCAAGGATTGTTAATGAGTCAATGTCAAGTGTTATTGTGGTGGTTGTAACCGGCGATGAATTAATTCTGATGGCAAACGATGTTTCACTGATGATTGTCAGTAAAAAGACCAAAGTGGTTATAATGGCTTTCATGGTTGTAAATATTAAGTTCAACATTATGTTGTTCAGTATGTCCTTAGCTAATAATGTGCCAGAGTTTGTAAGTGTATGAAAATGAGAAGTATAAGATTAGTGTTTAATTGCATTTCAGTTGAATGTGTTCATTTTCGGATAGTGTTTGGCCGCTGGCGAACAAAGGTGTTTTGCGGCCATTTGTTGAAGCACAATTGTACCTGCAGAAAAAATCAGATATGTATAAATATTGTTATTTCAGCGTTTTGCTGATGGTTTAATGGTGTAAGAAAGAGGGGGAGCAGCCTTTAGAGCTTGATTACATGGGTGGAATTTGTTTTTTTCTTTGTTTTCTGAAAATCTCTGAAAACTTGTCAAATTCGTATCTGTAATAAACGCCAATACCTTGTTTATAAGTAGATACGGACGAACTGATGTCGTAAGGGTTGTTGGCTTTGTTAAACGCTTTAACCCTAAACCTGCCGTCAGGTGTAATTTTTACATCAATGTTAACATCACCAACAATATTACTGGTGTTTTGTGTTGAACCTGTGGTGGTTACTCCTAAGTTTCCATCAATAGTTACGCGGTCGTTAAACAAATGGGTAGAAAGAGCGAGTTCAAGTTCTTCGGAAGAAAGAGCGTCAGCAGTCCGGTAATTGAGTCCGATATCTATATCTTTACTTATCTGCGAAAGCATGTTGCCTAATTGATTGGTGAGCATCTCAATGGAAGAAGAGCCCACCGTACTTGCCAGAGAAGTGTTTTCAGACGAAAAACTGAAAGATTTCAGCATCAACAGGGAAACCATTTGTTGAGTCATCACTACATTGTTGGTTGTATCAATAGCTGAAAAAACCATTTGTCTGAGCCTTTGGTCGGCTTCTGGCAAACGGATGCTAAATCCGATATCAGGGTTATATAGGTTATTGTTGAGGCTAATGATACAGTCAACAGCTTCTGATTTGCCGGCATAATCAGGGTTGTTGGCAAGCTCGGGTATTCCCTTCAGCGACGCTTTGAGCTTATATACCGCTTTTAAGTTAATATCTGCGTCGTACGGACTTCCTTTGAAAGAGATGAGGCTGCCCGGCTCTATTGAAAATACCCTGTTGAGTACATTGCGAAGTGTAAACAGGAATGTTCCCTCATTCATTCTGTAATCGCCAAACATGGTGATATCTCCGCGAGTGTCTATCCCCATTTGTATGTTTCCACTTCCGTTTGCTTTGATATTTCCAATGTCTTCGGGTAAAAAAATCTGGATTCCTGCATCTTTTGTAACATCAAGTATCATATTCAGGTTAACCCCTGAAGTATTGGCTTCAAAGGTCTTTTGCAGAATATCAGGCCCGGCTTTGTTTACAAATCTTATATATTCATTTTCGGTGGCATCAACTGATAGGTTAATGGGTATGACAATATTGGTATTGGGCTCCGATTTTACATTGATATCCATCTTGATGTCAGAAAATGGTCCTTTGATTTTAACTGTGCCGGTAGCAAAGGCGCTTCCATAAAATAGCTCATTGTTTTTAAGAGTTGTGTTAAGCCCGGCCAGGTTATTGGCATTCACCGTAATATCGAGCAGCATATTGCTGAAATACTGGTGCGTAAGTCTGAAGTCACATTTGCCGGTGTTTCCTAAAGAATCGTAAATTGTGATATTTCTGGCAGAAATCAGGTCAGGTGCAATGGTTACCTGATCGGCAAATGAATAGGTTACATTCAAATAGTCAATTTTCATCTGAGTGCGCAACAGCTGGATGCTTCCTGTAAATGAAGGTTCGGAAAAGGAGCCGTCAAGTTTTATATTGCCGGTAGCCATGCCCTTTAAATTTGAGGCAAAACCTTGAAGAAAAGGATTGAGTGAAGCCAATTTATAGTTGGTGAGTCCTATATCCAAATCAAAATTATTCTTTAATTTCTTGCCTGTGTATATATATCCCTTCACAGTTATGGGATTATGAGTGCCAATATTGCCCTTGTATATTATTTTTCCGTCAATTTCGAGTCCTGATTTTTCATTATCCCAGCGGCTTAACAGGTGCGCATCGCCCATTTTTTCTTCGTTGAATGCAAGGCTATTTATATTGATATCGGATTGAAGAGTGCGCGCATTGTAAAAATCATTAAGAGAAATATTGCCGCTAAGAAAACCGTCAAAATTCAGGTCGTCATTGCGAATCAGCATATCAGCATTTGAAATGTCGAGATTGTCGAAATACAGACTAAAAATGTCAGCCGGATCTTCAGAGATTTTCCCGTCAATCCTTAGTTTCTGCTTATTTCCTGAAATAATCAGATTGTTAATGGCAACAGAAGTGGAGTCAATCAAAATGTCACCTTCCTGATGAGCCATCCAGGGAAGATTGTTGATCACAACATCAACATTTGATAAATTAGACCTGATGACCGGGAATCCGGCAAATAAAAATTGTCCGGAAATATCACCACGGTTTTTTAAGATAGAATCCTGATTTTGCCATGTAAACTGATATCTGATGCTATCACCCTGCATATAGGTGTCGATTGAAAAATTTTCAATGCCCAGTTTGGCAGGGTCATCTGCTGTTGGCTCTTTTAAAAGGATGGATTGCGCTCCTGTGTTAATACTCATCGACCTTCCGGTGTTTTGTCCGCGAATATACCAGTCGGAAATCAGCAGCCCTTCATACCTGAACTGGCTGGCTTCGCCATTGAGTAAAATGGTGGAGGTGGTAGAGTTATAACTGCCAAAAAGATTGGCATTTGTGAGCAATTTAAATTGCGGTAAAAATAATTCTGTTAAAGGGGTGATATTTTTTATGTTAATTTCATAATCAAAAAGTTGCTCAATCTCAACATGGCGTTCAGCTTTATCTGCAAATTGCACAGAAGGGAGGTAGGTGTTGATGATGTTGTTAAGCGAACTGTAAAACCCGAGAAAAGTGTATTTCCCATTAATGACAGCGTCCAAAAAATCGGATTTCAATTGTAAGGTTTTATTTTCGTTTGCACTTTTATTCGTGGAAAGCAGTAACTCCTTAAGCTCATATTTTTTATTTTTTTCGATATAAGTTGTGCTGTCAAACCTTAAGGTTCCTGTCAGATTGTCGATGTTGGACCCTTTAAAATCAAAATCCATGGTGGAGCTAAGGCATGAAGTTGAGTCTCTTTCCCATAAATTTAACCGGTGCAAATAAGCATTGGTGACTTTTGATTTGAAATTGAATCGGGGCAAACTATCACTAAAATCTACCAGTCCCAGAAAATCAAGTTTGATCAGATCGTCATTCAGGTTTAGGTTTCCGTTAAATTTTCTGTTTTCAAGTTTTCCATCAATGGTTATTCCATTAAACTCATTTCCAAGTAGCTCAATTTTCGAAACATTGGCTTTTAAATACAGATTTATATCTTTATAGTCAATGATTATTCCATTGATAGATGAGGAGAAGTCGACAAGCCCTAGTTTGCCTGATTCGGGAAATGTTTTCCCCAAATCCCAGTCAATAAGACTAAGGTGACCGTCGTAGGCAATATTATTTTTACTGATAGTTTTCAGGCTTAAGTCTGTTTTCAGTGTTCCCAATCCGGTTTTAAAATCTGCCGATGATACAAAATCGTTGATAAACCCGGTAAAATAGCCTGTGACACCAATAATACCTGCGTTTTTTGCAGCCTCCGGTATTTCCAGATTTTTATAACCAGGAAGTTTAAAGTTGGCAAGATCGTAATAATCGGTTTTGAATTTTTTAACCTTCAAATGGATAAATGTTTCAGTAATATCGGGTAATCCGTCCATATTAACATTGCCTTTAAAAATGGTTTGTTTCCCCAAGGCAAGCTGCAGGTTTTTTGATTTGAGCGATGCCACAGTCCCTTTTACAAGTCCGGCAATTTTAATTTCATTGTCCATTCCCTTTATTTCAGGTGCAAAGTAGCTGATGTCGTTGAGGTTAAGGGAGGTTTCCCTGAAGTCGCCGGTCATTTTTACACTGTCAATGAAGCTGTTGTAGGCATTGAACCCCGAATGACTGAAAGAAAGGTTCATTTGTATGTGACTGGCCGGCGTAAGAATATGCAGGTTATTTGCACTTATTTGAGTGGGTTTTACTGAAAAAACAGCAGATAAATCGGTTAGAACAAAACCTGATTTCTCCTTTAATGAAAGTGTTTTCAATCTGGCAGTGATGCTGTCTCCGGCAATAGCCAGTTTTCGGATGTCAAGGTTTAGGTTATTGATATTCAAATGGTTGTAATCAACGCCGTCGGAAATGGGTTGATATAATTCGTCGTTGTACGAAAAACTGCAATCTTTGAGCCTGATTCCAGAAATGCCCAGTTTCCATGGCTTCAGGGTAGTGTCAGCCGGCGTGGTGTCATGAGGGCTGAAATAGTCAACTATAAACGAATAATTCATCGCACTGTCAGCCGCTTGTCTTACCAGATTGATTTCGCCCTGATGAAGGCTAATGGCATAGATTCCAATAAACCGGTTTTTACGGTTGAGCTTACCTAAATCGAGCCTGAGTGATCGTGCTTTTAGAATATTGCGGTAATGCTTGTCGGTTATTCTGATGTTTTGCAGTTCAATGTCGAGAAACCATGAAATGTCAAGTCCTCCAACCTGTACAGTTGTACCCAGCTCTTCCGATAGGTATTTAGCTGTTTTCTGAGCCATCCATGTTTGTACACGCGAAGTTCTGAAAACGCCGTAAATGCTGAGCAATAACATTGCCAGCGAAACAATTACGATGAATGATATGTTAAGTGTCTTTTTGATAACTTTGCAATCAGATTATTTTGAAAACCGGGGTTCTCAGCCAATGTTCGTCAGATAAGGCTTTAACTTACAAAAGTCTTAAAAATCACGATACAGGCTTCAAGCCGGTTAAAATTAATTTTTTTACTAATTTGATCCTTTTGTAATAAAAAATATGCCAGCATATATTCTAGGAATTGAATCGTCATGCGATGATACATCAGCAGCAGTTATTTGTGACGATGTTATCAAATCAAATGTTATTGCCAATCAACTGGTACATTCCAATTTTGGAGGTGTTGTGCCTGAACTGGCTTCACGTGCTCATCAGCAAAATATTATTCCGGTCATTCATGAAGCCATGAAGCGGGCCGGCATTCAAAAAAATGAACTCAGTGCTGTTGCTTTTACACGTGGGCCCGGTTTATTGGGTTCTTTGCTTGTAGGAACTTCATTTGCCAAAGCTTTCGCGCTGGCTTTGGATATTCCCTTGATTGAGGTGGATCACATGCAGGCTCATATTTTAGCACATTTCATTCAAAACCCTGAACGTACAAATAAGGTGCCATCCTTCCCTTTTCTTTGCCTTACAGTTTCAGGAGGCCATACACAAATTGTAAAGGTGAGTAATTATTTTGAAATGGAGATAATTGGCCGGACAATTGATGATGCGGCCGGTGAAGCATTTGATAAAGCAGCTAAAATCATGAGTCTTCCCTATCCTGGCGGGCCACTTATCGATAAATTCGGGAAAGAAGGCAATCCCCTGGCATTTAAATTTGCCCGCCCTTCCATTCAGGGTCTGGATTATAGTTTTAGTGGTTTAAAGACTTCTTTTCTATATTTTTTGCGCGACAGATTAAAGGAAGATGCTGATTTTATTGAAAAAAACAAGAATGATTTATGTGCTTCCATTCAGCATGCCATTGTTTCTTCGTTGATGGAGAAAGTTTTATTGGCTGTGAAGCAAACTGGAATACACCAG is drawn from Lentimicrobiaceae bacterium and contains these coding sequences:
- a CDS encoding translocation/assembly module TamB domain-containing protein, with amino-acid sequence MLLLSIYGVFRTSRVQTWMAQKTAKYLSEELGTTVQVGGLDISWFLDIELQNIRITDKHYRNILKARSLRLDLGKLNRKNRFIGIYAISLHQGEINLVRQAADSAMNYSFIVDYFSPHDTTPADTTLKPWKLGISGIRLKDCSFSYNDELYQPISDGVDYNHLNINNLNLDIRKLAIAGDSITARLKTLSLKEKSGFVLTDLSAVFSVKPTQISANNLHILTPASHIQMNLSFSHSGFNAYNSFIDSVKMTGDFRETSLNLNDISYFAPEIKGMDNEIKIAGLVKGTVASLKSKNLQLALGKQTIFKGNVNMDGLPDITETFIHLKVKKFKTDYYDLANFKLPGYKNLEIPEAAKNAGIIGVTGYFTGFINDFVSSADFKTGLGTLKTDLSLKTISKNNIAYDGHLSLIDWDLGKTFPESGKLGLVDFSSSINGIIIDYKDINLYLKANVSKIELLGNEFNGITIDGKLENRKFNGNLNLNDDLIKLDFLGLVDFSDSLPRFNFKSKVTNAYLHRLNLWERDSTSCLSSTMDFDFKGSNIDNLTGTLRFDSTTYIEKNKKYELKELLLSTNKSANENKTLQLKSDFLDAVINGKYTFLGFYSSLNNIINTYLPSVQFADKAERHVEIEQLFDYEINIKNITPLTELFLPQFKLLTNANLFGSYNSTTSTILLNGEASQFRYEGLLISDWYIRGQNTGRSMSINTGAQSILLKEPTADDPAKLGIENFSIDTYMQGDSIRYQFTWQNQDSILKNRGDISGQFLFAGFPVIRSNLSNVDVVINNLPWMAHQEGDILIDSTSVAINNLIISGNKQKLRIDGKISEDPADIFSLYFDNLDISNADMLIRNDDLNFDGFLSGNISLNDFYNARTLQSDININSLAFNEEKMGDAHLLSRWDNEKSGLEIDGKIIYKGNIGTHNPITVKGYIYTGKKLKNNFDLDIGLTNYKLASLNPFLQGFASNLKGMATGNIKLDGSFSEPSFTGSIQLLRTQMKIDYLNVTYSFADQVTIAPDLISARNITIYDSLGNTGKCDFRLTHQYFSNMLLDITVNANNLAGLNTTLKNNELFYGSAFATGTVKIKGPFSDIKMDINVKSEPNTNIVIPINLSVDATENEYIRFVNKAGPDILQKTFEANTSGVNLNMILDVTKDAGIQIFLPEDIGNIKANGSGNIQMGIDTRGDITMFGDYRMNEGTFLFTLRNVLNRVFSIEPGSLISFKGSPYDADINLKAVYKLKASLKGIPELANNPDYAGKSEAVDCIISLNNNLYNPDIGFSIRLPEADQRLRQMVFSAIDTTNNVVMTQQMVSLLMLKSFSFSSENTSLASTVGSSSIEMLTNQLGNMLSQISKDIDIGLNYRTADALSSEELELALSTHLFNDRVTIDGNLGVTTTGSTQNTSNIVGDVNIDVKITPDGRFRVKAFNKANNPYDISSSVSTYKQGIGVYYRYEFDKFSEIFRKQRKKQIPPM
- a CDS encoding nucleoside permease gives rise to the protein MGIKNRLVIMNFFQFFVWGSWLITIGNYWFQTKNWPSDDFGIIFSTMGIASLFMPAIAGIIADRFLNAEKLYGILHILSGLALFFIPQINNPIAFFWVILIAMVFYMPTIALSNSIAYTALKNARFDVIKSFPPIRVFGTIGFIVAMWVVNLSGNKSSENQFYLASLVSVLLGLYSFSLPKCPPFGNKSEKLTFAKRMGLDAFKLFKSRKMAFFFIFSMFLGAALQLTNAYGDVYLDDFKLIPEYADSFVVRYSTIIMSISQMSETLFILAIPFFLKRFGIKNVMLISMIAWVLRFGLFAYGNPSDGLWMIILSCIIYGMAFDFFNISGSLFVETSTDSSIRSSAQGLFMMMTNGFGAILGSTISGFVILKFFTLADNVKDWHSIWLVFAIYALVIAILFAFLFKHKHDPKAVSEVSH
- the tsaD gene encoding tRNA (adenosine(37)-N6)-threonylcarbamoyltransferase complex transferase subunit TsaD; protein product: MPAYILGIESSCDDTSAAVICDDVIKSNVIANQLVHSNFGGVVPELASRAHQQNIIPVIHEAMKRAGIQKNELSAVAFTRGPGLLGSLLVGTSFAKAFALALDIPLIEVDHMQAHILAHFIQNPERTNKVPSFPFLCLTVSGGHTQIVKVSNYFEMEIIGRTIDDAAGEAFDKAAKIMSLPYPGGPLIDKFGKEGNPLAFKFARPSIQGLDYSFSGLKTSFLYFLRDRLKEDADFIEKNKNDLCASIQHAIVSSLMEKVLLAVKQTGIHQVAVAGGVSANSSLRGTFISLQEQGKIEAFIPEFQYTTDNAAMIAVAGYFRYLNKDFADLSLSPYSRSGV